The Oncorhynchus mykiss isolate Arlee chromosome 27, USDA_OmykA_1.1, whole genome shotgun sequence sequence acaaacaggacacacacacacaggacacacacacacaggacgaaCACACACAGGacggacacacactggacacacactggacacacacacacacacacacacacacacacacacacacacacacacacacacacacacacacacacacacacacacacacacacacaaacacacacacacacacaaacacacacacactggacaaacacacacagttcaaAAAGCTGGAGCAATTTAAAACTgtaagcttcactgtccaaacacatatggtgtggacaTTGTGTGTTtggtaaacacatgtggatctggtgaacagttatcacttgttgaccaactacaggaatactgacctcagagtctccagtttacagtggggattccccagtccagcagagagcagcttcactcctgaatccttcaggtcattgttactcaggtccagctctctcaggtgtgaggggtttgactccagagctgagaccagagaagcacagccttcctctgtgactccacagcctgacagcctgacaaagagatcatcatgacttcacaaacacactgttgtcatgactctcctgatcaggtcaggagaccacaaccctacagatcaTCTCTCACCCCCAACAGCgaaggagagatctaggggtctgaagatgtgggggttttatgacccctcacgcccctggtaaatcttaGGCCACAGACAACATTCCTTTGTCCTCTCACTATGGAGACCCaccctcagaacattaaacatgcaataagggactttggaacaatggtttccgtcagccacattggtggtcatgacgatagatggaatatgaaaatgtatgtcatttttgttttgttattaaaggttaatagatgacatTATAAAGAAACATTTTAACTTTAAGAGTTTTCCTAGGATAtgcttgatgtttatacattgcacgtggaaaatgtccaaatcaaagagaatgttttggtaaagatgaaatgtgaagtgagttgtctaaaattggaattgagtaaaatctagaccttgcctcagtgcgcccagagaattgccctaaaggcggttactcCCACTTCTGACCCGAGGGTATAAGACATGTGCAttaagaattaacatatcagactATGTGACCCAAACTGCAGCCATGATCTAAAAAGTAAATGAACCCAGAACGCAAAACAAGTTTGCAGAAGAATACatatttttctacccaagctacggatgaggcCCCTAGCATCCAATCCCagcgaatcgtggtatctaaacGGTTTCATTCCTACGCTGTGAGCTCTGAGTTTCAGAGCTGTCcatcctcagaagaccccttccagagcaagggTGAGGAAACAGACcactaagccaaaaggacactgacatcgtgaggacaACCAGAGTTGCGCCGGAGAAGTGCGTCATTGAGCAGCCTAAACGGACCACGCTGAGCTTCCCATCTGAGAACTTccacacgtaattacatcattatattctgacccataagagcggcagttcggggcaaggctagggttaaaaTAAGCATTGCTGCCAAatgcacccaaatgtatatttctctcgtatactttctctttttctctctccttaaatccccattttgggtaacacgcgccatagtgtgttggcccgttatactaagttctaatctaTAGCCTAGATattgtttttgtgtatgtgtattttttatcatcattttagctttctagtaaataaataatcaactaagattggtgtggtaagAACTCATTGGTGGGACTCGGGTTTGTGCAGATTCCCGGATtatgcgacgttcagaatgagactgtagaggaaactgattaattagcgactgttgtaaaatcgatattctgatatactttgagttaatttaggaaatagaaactcaataaaacaaattttcccatggtgccctaggtaaatgagtaaataattgcttgattcatttaatcacgcaattagaagcCTTTAATCgttcgatgagcaacagtcgtcacattaactaatacaatgTCATGACACTGTTCATTTAACACCAGTAGTGCAGAAGGACAAAGGCAGATGCATTTGGTTTATTCTCTCAAACAACATATAGATTCATCTTCGGGTCTCCTAGAATTGTATGGTCATGTTGTTATACTAATGTGAAAACCAATGCACTGATTCAATGTGTAATTCAACATGatattgtatatatattacaATAAATATTTTTCTCTAAACTGAATATTGCTTCCTGATGATGAGTTCTGATGTGTCATTTTATGTACTCACAGGACAGCTCTGGAGGCTTTGACCACTGGCAGCAGCCTCAGaagaccttcctctgatctggagtattttttcaggtcaaacacatccagctccttttctgaagtcagcaacacaaagaccagagctgaccactgtgcaGGTGACAGGTTGGCTCCAGAGATACTTCCTGTTCTCAGGTAGCTttggatctcctccactagagaatggtcattcagttcattcagacagtggaacagattgatgcTCCTCTCCGGAGAAAGATTCTCCCTGATCTTCTCCTTGATGTACTTGACTGTTTCTTCATGGCTCCGTGAGCTGCTTGTCTTTGTCAGTAGACCTTGTAAGTActtctgattggactccagtgagaggcccagaaggaagcggaggaaaagGTCCAGGTTTCCTGTCTTACTTTGTAAGGCTTTATCCACAGCACTCTTGTAGAAACTAACTTCAGGCTCGTCTCTGAATAGCAAAGAAAAGTTATTGGATTTTGTTTGCTGTTTGTCCATTAGATTCTCGTTGTTGTTGATGAATGAGAGGAACAcatatacagcagccagaaactcctgaatgctcagatgAACAAAGCAGTACACCTTGTCCTGGTACAGCACACATTCCTCTTTAAAGAGCTGTGTGCACAATCCCGAGTACACTGAGGCTTCAATGACATCAATACCAGCCTCTTTCAGGTCCTCttcatagaaaatcagattgcccttcacaagctgttgaaaagccagttttcccagtgacagaatgctctctttattccagtgtggacctgtctcttctttcccaagatacttttcattcttctgtttggtatgaaacaccacaaggtgtgtgtacatctcagtcagagtcttgggcatctcttctctcttatatttcagcatgtgttcaaggactgttgcagaaatccaacagaagactggaatgtggcacatgatgtggaggctccttgatgtctttatgtgtgagatgattctgctggccaggtcctcatcactgaatctcttcctgaagtactcctccttctgtgggtcattgaaccctcttacctctgtcacctggtcaacacacactgaagggatcttattggctgctgcaggtctggtagttatccagaggagagcagagggaagcagatttcccttgatgagatttgtcagcagaacatccactgaggttgactctgtgacatcacaacagattttgttcttctggaagtctaggggcagtcggcactcatccagaccatcaaagatgaacagaactttgTACTTGTTGTAGTGGGAGATTCCTGATTGTTTGGTTTCCATTGAGAAGTGATTGAGAAGTTCAATGAAAGTGTGTTTGTTctctttcatcaaattcagctcccgaaaagggaatgaaaataaaaattgcacatcctgatttgcttttccttcagcccagtccagaatgtacttctgcacagagactgtttttccaatgccagcgactccctttgtcagcacagttctgataAGTTTGTCTTGTCCAGTTAAGGGTGTGAAGATGTCGTTCCATTTGATTGCAGTCTCTAGTCTTGCTtgtttcctggttgttgtctcaatctgtctcagctcatgttcattattgacctctcctgttccaccctctgtgatgtagagctctgtgtagatcttattgagaagtgttgggtttcctTGTTTAGCGATCCCCTCAAATACACATTGACACTTCTTCTTTAGATTAGATTTGAGTTCACGTTGGCAAATCACAGCAGGATCATCTGAATCTAGAAATAACACAGAGGATATTCATATTACGTATGTTTTAATGCTTACAGTATTGTAGGACTGTTATAAAGTTTTAAATTATAATTATTTAACTGACTATACATGTGTAAATGTTTTCATATTGCATTACAGACTGGCGTGACTGATTataatattattgattattgatgGTATAAttaatgttgtctctctctctaatctctctttaAATGAATCACCACAACACATCCCTGCTGCTACTTGAGGAGGTCACTAGGTGTTGAGTTAAGGCTGCTACAATGTCATTGAGTTGTACTTTCGCTTCAGCTTTTAAATGTTATAAAACAGCACTCAACATGAGTCAGACAGATCTTACAGTTCTCCAGTGTGTCAGCAAGCTCCACCTGGTTCATCTTCCTCAGGACGTGCAGTGTGATCTTCAgagccccctctctggcactGCTCTCCTGCTTCTCATCTTCAGAATCCACCACTTCCTTATCCTGCTTCTGACTCTCAAAGCCTTCTGGGAGTTCTGGACTAAGAATCCTCTTGAACAGCTTCAGCTCGTTCTTCACAAATGTCATAATATTCTCTTCAagcatctgaaataaataaagtaaataagTTAAGCAAGAGACAATATGCTTTCTCATTATCACATTAATGAATGGTTGACAGATCAACTTTACTtgaggtaaacaaaaacaaatgtacataacaggaccacatacactgaatatggaggccaggtctttttgatgactctgggaagactgaccactgagaatctctgactctaatctctcctgttggtttctgtggacaaaacatgagattacatctcctcatccagggagtgaacacacgcacacacacacgcacatgcacacgcacacgcacacacacacacacacacacacacacacacacacacacacacacacacacacacacacacacacacacacacacacacacacacacacacacacacacacacacagtctctagTCAGAAATGACTAGGGAGGTACCCTTATCTCAACTCATTTGCTCACAaacactgtatgtttgttttactccatgtgtaactctgtgttattgtatctgttgaactgctttgctttatcttggccaggtcgcaattgtaaatgagaacttgttctcaacttgcctacctggttaaataaagttgaaataactaaaatgctgctggtagagtagctagctagcatacctAGCTGTACCGACTAACTAAGATAACTAGGAtactgctggtagagtagctagctagctttcctAGCTGTACCGACTAACTTGGCTAGCTAGCAGTTTGTTCATCTATCCCTGATCTCGATGACAACGAATCTGGTGAATCACAAAATGAAACAAGGATAGAGAGTGAAAAGGATCTGGCTACACTCATACTGTCCCTGACCGCAAAGCAAAAAGAAAATTAAACACTAAACTTTGGTGTGTCAACACCATAGCGAACTCCGTCATTATTTCCAAAGATCACCTCATCCCACTCTGCGCGTAACCGGGACAATATGCTTGGCGCCACACCGTACGtggacgcggacagttctgtacggggacgtgGACAGTTCCAGAACGCGGACGTGAGCAGTGCAACACAATCAACAAAAAACAGTCTTTACAGTGGGTTACATTAGtaatattcatttatttttttattattatgtaaAACAAACTTTCTACATTTTTATATAACAATATGTTGAGATCTGGGCCCATATCCACAATGGAAAAGTGGTCGTATAAGTGCTGAGAATAAAGACATTTGATACTAATGGGTATAAATTAAAGCTATGCATGAAGCCTCTAGTCCCACCGAGTCGGCAGATATTTAGGACACCTCGTGAGCTGTCCTaagtagttaagagttaacagcaggtgtcTTGAGAATACTTTAGAATAATGCAGCGAGTCAGTGGTTCCTGAGCCACATGTAATTCCTTTGCAGTAGTAGAAAGTAATGTTTTATATTTCTATATAATCAATCCATAAATAATACAGACCTACATGCAACAGTATGTCTTGTGCTTTTGGCAATGATGTATGTATAATAATTATGTATAACATGTGAGACCATGTATGTCTGCATAGCATTTTGTCTTCATTTTGGCAGAATAACTCATGCTTATTTCTGAAGATTAACTCAGGTTTTCACCTAGCGGCTAAGGAGTTGGAGCTGTGGCAGAATGGTGGAGGGTTCGAAACCTGGACTGGGTGCTGGAGAAACAGGTGGAATTGATCTGACCACTGGAGGGCTGCTGGGTTTACATCCTCAAAACATGAATCTTTCGTTCATCAGAACTCTACAGGTTCTTCTTCCCTGAACACaaaaagtatgtatgtatgttagtGATTCCATATATGAAGGAAGTGATAAAAGCCTTTTTGGttgtttaacctgtctacgatactggttcccaattggggatcaaccctcccacgttcagctgaaacggtggcgcatggaacgcaaaaatattcttaaaaatatttaacctccacacattaacaagtccaatagctcaaatgaaagataaacaccttgttcaccTAGCCAggaagtcagatttctaaaatgttttacggcgaaaacatagcacatatatatgtaaaaccaccaccagacacagctcatttcaatagccaaaacatgcaatcaacaaacgcaggattaaaaaataaatcgctcactaaccttttgaaaatcttcatcagatgacagtaatatgacatattacacagtacatatttttttttttcaataatatgccatttatatccataaatgtccatttacagtgagttcaccttcagaaattactcaaaaatgcccgcaggaaatctatgtagcgcggcaagataacgtaaatagacatcataaactttgactaaatatacatgttctacatatagttagaaagatacactgcttctttatgcaaccgctgtgttagatttatttttaacgttacagaaatcgcacactattccatatgctgagacagcgctcagttccaagctacatttccacgtaatgttggagtcaacagaaacacagatttaagcataaatattcccttaccttcgatggtcttcgttcagaatgttctggaaggcttcatacttacccaatacatcgtttggtttcaagtcttgcgtctttgtattagctactgctaataacatcagctgaaatgcacccaaaacgtcctctggtccggataagttgcgcatcaaaacttcaaaattacacattatatgtcgactaaacaggtcaaactaagtgcagaagcaagctttatgatgttttagacgtgcaaaacaaacttcaattcaatcggccatcgtctgcccttctcttgagtgctggaaacaaaggaatggctgggaccaattcgcgcccatacgcacagcctattctctcgtggcacgcactaactcccatagggtcaattctcgcgggatttgaacgatttgaagctctaatgaaagaggacatctagcggaagagaaagaaagtgtccccagaatcatagctcgttgggaagggtgggggccatgacgtcaaagttgctccaactttcatggccacaaaaactagtttggaagaatgcctgccctgtgagttctgctatacttacagacataattccaacgggtttagaatctttagagtgttttctatccaataataatttttatttgcatatattagcaatttttgacagattttttttccagtttactaggggtacccaatctctccaaagagAGATTCCTTATCCTTAACAGGATAAGGAACCTTCTGTTCTAAGAGCGTAtaataaacatgtttttattttgattatttaattatctacatctTGTTATTTCAAGTTCTCCCTTTGGAGTAAGACATCATGTCGTTAAAAAAATAATCCTAAATTGGGCATGGCTATAAATTGGGCAATTGAAGGCATCTAGGGCGTAATATGTGGTCGCTGAAAATTAACATTGTATGCAACGTTGTAGGCAACATTCTTGGCAAGGGACTTGATGCCTACTATGCCAAAGCTATTTAGAGTTGTTAAACAgggtttcaggcttttattttgaacaaTGAGGAAGAAAGACCCCATGACTTGTGTGGACAGTGAGATGGACCAGAGCTATTTTGCACACAAGACCGGGAGCTCGCCCTCGGTTCTTTTTCCTTTCATTTGAATAAGTCTGGTGAAAATATTACCGATTATTTTGACAaaagacaacctgaggattaattataaacattgtttgacatgtttcaacaagcTTTAAGGGTACTATTTGGATGTATTCATCTGAATGTTGTGATCGCCATTgacagtggattactgaacaaaatgaAACAGCTCATCAAACATAAGTGATTAATTATATTGCTAAATTCTGACTTTCatgactcctctacttggcttgaAAATGTGTGTATGCTTTTGTATGCAGGGCGCTGTCCtaagataatcgcatggtatgcttccgccgtaaagcctttttgaaatc is a genomic window containing:
- the LOC110507338 gene encoding NACHT, LRR and PYD domains-containing protein 3-like, whose product is MSLSEEREEGGPASKMSLSGEREEGGPASKMSLSGEHDTKAKSPIKQERPASPVPSCVSMKSDKSMALPIYFREGDLSTEQRNQQERLESEILSGQSSQSHQKDLASIFSMLEENIMTFVKNELKLFKRILSPELPEGFESQKQDKEVVDSEDEKQESSAREGALKITLHVLRKMNQVELADTLENYSDDPAVICQRELKSNLKKKCQCVFEGIAKQGNPTLLNKIYTELYITEGGTGEVNNEHELRQIETTTRKQARLETAIKWNDIFTPLTGQDKLIRTVLTKGVAGIGKTVSVQKYILDWAEGKANQDVQFLFSFPFRELNLMKENKHTFIELLNHFSMETKQSGISHYNKYKVLFIFDGLDECRLPLDFQKNKICCDVTESTSVDVL